From the Hylaeus volcanicus isolate JK05 chromosome 4, UHH_iyHylVolc1.0_haploid, whole genome shotgun sequence genome, one window contains:
- the LOC128875183 gene encoding uncharacterized protein LOC128875183, with translation MSIDTSFYNNVFLLMQVVPASFECTKHLRKGMFDKPNSSGFIHVSHYLLSVHNSKEFKKMVNWPIMNKADEKRYRAEIKNYLEILANENPDIEFPQILISRLFHATGTKFLNIMWKISVISLRAYLSRQNDTTLLQPPKAGINYNITKTFLININRRHNINIFKFHKKIKLISKNFEHYMQNTSDHLKTVQTDIFNTMETIEKWIPMAPVSPLILAELRNIENSDIINMWKTNIKDNIKYLQNIKSNLNKLKILSNTLDNLSTNLFVDCKIFHGKDLTNINTGIVPLCFGNNIQHINKGLYKNGCLILHTLLLIFNKTLKHMEYCLTVNIPIDLSNYESTIFEHCEKLKSMEESFQKLEFKVSNKLHDVQCHTSQEKSLNYTMETDFFNLMSEKILYTSPELNFSINVCKGDEKLYKRLCFSPLKGKYNHLFKRHPLNRQYKTVSPNQSPVNNQFNNSLENVMQTWNSPKRQLLTCNQKTPNKREMSPIYTRLFSPSSSKQNNFKGNNAASTPMRSQIVETPKRSKTQSMELESVNVNDTMKDIFDLSCKITKLVESLPTPSM, from the exons atgtcgATCGATACTTCGTTTTATAATAATGTGTTTCTACTTATGCAAGTTGTGCCAGCATCGTTCGAATGTACCAAACACTTGAGAAag GGAATGTTTGATAAGCCTAATTCTTCTGGTTTCATTCATGTCTCGCATTACTTGTTGTCCGTGCATAATTcgaaggaatttaaaaaaatggttaacTGGCCGATAATGAACAAAGCggatgaaaaacgatatcgtgcagaaataaaaaattatttagagaTTTTAGCTAACGAAAATCCTGATATAGAATTTCCACAAATACTCATATCTCGATTATTTCACGCAACAGGAacgaaattcttgaatattatGTGGAAAATATCAGTAATTAGCCTTAGAGCTTACCTTAGTAGACAAA atgatACAACATTATTACAGCCTCCAAAAGCAGGGATCAACTACAATATAACTAAAACTTTCTTAATCAATATAAATCGAAGacataacattaatatttttaagtttcacAAAAAGATAAAacttatttcaaaaaattttgaacACTATATGCa AAACACAAGTGATCATTTAAAAACTGTACAAACTGACATCTTTAATACAATGgaaacaatagaaaaatgGATACCTATGGCTCCAGTTAGCCCATTAATTCTAGcagaattaagaaatattgaaaactcAGACATTATAAACA tgtggaaaacaaatattaaagataataTTAAGTATCTTCAAAACatcaaatcaaatttaaacaaactgaAAATTCTTAGTAATACATTAGACAATTTAAgtacgaatttatttgttgattgtaaaatttttcatgGTAAAGAtcttacaaatataaatactggAATAGTACCTCTGTGTTTTGGTAACAACATACAg CACATTAACAAAGGATTATATAAGAATGGCTGCTTAATACTTCACACTCTATtgttaatattcaataaaacattaaagCATATGGAATATTGCCTaacagtaaatattccaatagACTTATCAAACTACGAATCAACAATTTTCGAGCACTGTGAAAAGCTAAAATCCATGGAAGAATCATTTCAAAAACTGGAATTCAAAGTTTCCAATAAGTTACATGATGTACAATGTCATACTTCACAAGAGAAATCTTTAAACTATACTATGGaaacagatttctttaatttgatgagtgaaaaaatattgtacactTCACCAGAACTGAACTTTTCTATTAATGTATGCAAAGgagatgaaaaattatacaaaagatTATGCTTTTCACCATTGAAag GTAAATACAACCATTTGTTTAAAAGGCATCCACTTAATAGACAGTATAAAACAGTTTCACCTAACCAATCACCAGTAAACAATCAATTTAATAACAGTCTGGAAAATGTTATGCAGACTTGGAACTCTCCTAAGAGACAATTATTAACATGTAACCAGAAAACTCCTAATAAAAGAGAGATGTCTCCAATATATACACGATTGTTTAGTCCAAGCAGTTcaaagcaaaataattttaagg GTAATAATGCAGCATCTACTCCAATGAGATCACAAATAGTCGAAACACCAAAGAGATCCAAAACTCAAAGCATGGAACTTGAATCTGTGAATGTAAATGATACAATGAAAGACATTTTTGATCTTTCATGTAAAATTACGAAGCTCGTAGAATCTTTACCCACACCGAGTATGTAA
- the LOC128875181 gene encoding SET and MYND domain-containing protein 4-like: MEVTEAWNTLKERIIANNNEDVVNEFEMLDTDEERIIFTLNIMLKYDILPIVSCDAKNAKESERLRERGNKVFVSSPLTSTSCIEALKLYTKSIVYAPYPSEQLALGYANRSAVLIKLHKYEECVRDINRALALQYPDNLKAKIYARKIDCFEVLKHPTMEDAIKEAQEWLNKISFSNVHCKNLNEKLISKEEMGKSYNSKEQNDAKCKNKSPFPVLKTRNIKIPCISDALTLMYNKQYGRHIVATRKINPGEIIAIEKPYSLLLSPANMYTHCSNCLELSWANIPCDYCIYAMYCSEECKTLGWKKYHDMECSVYPCMMKMNFSTSQLFSLRLAIQAMKEASSIQELREELKEVDDCNDSCTKGFSKNGIFESDKYRSLWGLDTHKEDAKDRLFIRSLNASFILYILATYTNMFGSPLKKDISMLAETPDVTFIGSLILRHQQLIPCNRHGISEMPIPEMHPLSRGSAIMPSMCFINHSCDPNIARITRSGYMIMSALYPIEKGEQIFDSYSQLYVYVQKAVRQKYLLEKYYFKCNCLPCQENWPLFNDLKSCVNLDLKKEILYEANQVLKKFKTYRDDASKGNILDGSSIANDIIKMINILYYQTPKPCLEVSKMIEALKCVFYLTGNRYEIPKL; the protein is encoded by the exons atggaagtGACAGAAGCATGGAATACGCTAAAAGAAAGGATAATTGCGAATAATAACGAAGATGTAGTTAATGAATTCGAAATGCTAGACACCGACGAGGAACGCATTATATTTACACttaatattatgttaaaatatgatatacTTCCTATTGTAAGTTGTGATGCAAAGAATGCAAAGGAATCCGAGAGATTAAGAGAACGCGGTAACAAGGTATTTGTTTCCTCGCCATTGACGAGTACTTCTTGTATAGAAGCATTGAAACTGTATACGAAAAGTATCGTTTACGCTCCTTATCCATCCGAACAGCTTGCACTTGGATACGCTAATAGATCTGCagttttgataaaattgcataaataCGAAGAATGCGTTCGCGATATAAATAGAGCATTGGCATTACAGTATCCAGATAATTTGAAAGCTAAGATTTATGCAAGAAAAATCGATTGTTTCGAAGTTCTGAAGCATCCTACCATGGAAGATGCTATCAAAGAAGCACAAGAatggttaaataaaatatctttcagTAATGTTCATTGTAAGAACTTGAACGAAAAACTTATTTCCAAAGAAGAAATGGGAAAATCGTACAACTCGAAGGAACAAAACGATgcgaaatgcaaaaataaatctccTTTTCCTGTACTAAAGACGcgcaatattaaaattccttgCATTTCGGATGCATTAACTCTAATGTACAACAAACAATACGGTAGACACATTGTCGCTACTCGTAAAATAAATCCTGGTGAAATAATCGCTATAGAAAAGCCATACTCGTTACTCTTGAGTCCTGCAAATATGTACACACATTGCTCAAACTGCTTAGAACTATCTTGGGCTAACATTCCTTGTGACTATTGTATTTACGCCATGTATTGCTCGGAAGAATGTAAGACTTTGGGTTGGAAAAAATATCACGACATGGAATGCTCTGTATACCCTTGTATGATGAAGATGAACTTTAGCACATCACAATTGTTTAGCTTACGACTCGCTATACAGGCTATGAAGGAAGCTTCAAGTATACAAGAGTTAAGGGAAGAATTGAAAGAAGTAGACGATTGCAATG ATTCATGCACAAAAGGTTTTTCAAAGAATGGTATCTTTGAAAGCGATAAATACAGAAGTTTATGGGGACTGGATACCCATAAAGAAGATGCAAAAGACCGCCTGTTTATCAGATCTCTGAATGCTAGTTTTATATTGTACATCTTGGCAACGTATACCAACATGTTTGGAAGCCCACTCAAAAAAGATATATCTATGTTAGCAGAAACCCCTGATGTTACATTCATTGGCAGCCTTATATTAAGGCACCAGCAGTTGATTCCCTGTAATAGGCACGGT ATATCAGAAATGCCGATCCCTGAAATGCATCCTCTTTCGCGTGGTTCTGCAATTATGCCATCTATGTGTTTTATTAATCACAGCTGTGATCCAAATATAGCTAGAATAACAAGGTCTGGGTATATGATTATGTCTGCTTTATATCCAATTGAAAAAGGTGAACAG aTATTCGACAGTTATAGTCAACTTTACGTGTATGTACAAAAAGCTGTGAGACAGAAATATCTTCTggaaaagtattatttcaagTGCAATTGCTTACCATGCCAGGAAAATTGGCCGCTATTCAACGATCTAAAATCATGTGTA AATTTGGACTTGAAGAAGGAAATACTATATGAGGCTAATCAAGTACTAAAGAAATTCAAGACATACAGAGACGATGCTAGCAAAGGAAATATTCTGGATGGGTCTAGCATCGCAAATgacataataaaaatgattaacattttatattaccaAACGCCAAAACCCTGCCTAGAAGTTTCGAAAATGATAGAAGCTTTGAAATGCGTCTTCTATTTGACAGGGAACCGATATGAAATTCCTAAACTGTGA